A genomic window from Streptomyces mirabilis includes:
- a CDS encoding universal stress protein — protein sequence MTPQYVVVGVDGSLISVRALDWAADEAVRRGVELVVVYAVPDSDEAGPVLASAVTRLGARHPELSVMTRDAVGSPVRTLVRESEHADLVVVGSRGMGGVAGLLLGSVSLRLAAHVHSPLLVVRGDHPCDERGSVLLGLEDDSDEEAAVYAFREAERRNAPLCVLHSWTHRHVSPELPPLVPATSPGPDQLARQSGGEDAVPRFALARLRERYPGVEVESRTIRTGPARALLEATRESAVVVVGAHRRTHGLGPRLGPVAHTLLHRSHCPVVVMPGAK from the coding sequence ATGACTCCCCAATATGTGGTCGTCGGAGTGGACGGTTCGCTGATCTCCGTCCGGGCGCTGGACTGGGCCGCGGACGAGGCCGTGCGGCGCGGAGTCGAACTGGTCGTCGTGTATGCCGTGCCCGACAGTGACGAGGCCGGACCGGTCCTGGCGTCTGCGGTCACGCGTCTCGGCGCACGTCACCCCGAACTGTCCGTGATGACCAGGGACGCCGTCGGCAGTCCAGTACGGACGCTCGTACGCGAGAGTGAGCACGCGGACCTGGTCGTTGTGGGGTCCCGTGGCATGGGCGGAGTCGCGGGGCTGTTGCTCGGCTCGGTGAGTCTGCGTCTGGCCGCGCATGTGCACAGTCCGTTGCTGGTGGTCCGCGGAGACCATCCGTGTGACGAAAGGGGGTCCGTACTGCTCGGCCTGGAGGACGACTCCGACGAGGAAGCGGCCGTCTACGCCTTCCGTGAGGCTGAGCGACGGAATGCCCCGCTGTGCGTCCTGCACTCCTGGACCCACCGGCATGTCAGCCCCGAACTGCCCCCGCTGGTACCGGCGACGAGCCCGGGCCCGGATCAACTCGCCCGTCAGAGTGGAGGGGAGGACGCCGTGCCACGTTTCGCTCTGGCCCGGCTGCGGGAGCGGTACCCCGGGGTCGAGGTGGAGAGTCGCACGATCCGCACCGGACCGGCGCGGGCCCTGCTGGAGGCCACGCGTGAGTCGGCCGTGGTGGTCGTCGGCGCCCACCGACGTACTCATGGGCTTGGGCCGCGACTGGGCCCGGTCGCGCACACTCTGCTGCATCGCTCCCACTGCCCCGTGGTCGTCATGCCCGGCGCCAAATGA
- a CDS encoding STAS domain-containing protein: MTEIHTTTLRSSERVLAGTTVVELRGEIDLVSAQPLSARLDALTAGPCPDLVLDLRHLSFIDCAGLGVLCRARNRIAAGYGRLRLVTDDTRFLRILRHTHLSGVFEVHARLSDALARRQTPPPARTLIPRGYAVTSAGPHAVVADVAVNAGLHDRT; this comes from the coding sequence ATGACCGAGATCCACACCACCACCCTGCGCTCCTCGGAGCGCGTGCTCGCCGGGACGACCGTCGTGGAACTGCGTGGCGAGATCGACCTCGTCTCGGCGCAGCCGCTGTCGGCGCGTCTGGACGCGCTGACCGCGGGCCCCTGCCCCGATCTCGTACTGGACCTGCGCCACCTGTCCTTCATCGACTGTGCCGGGCTGGGTGTCCTGTGCCGGGCACGGAACCGGATCGCGGCAGGGTACGGACGTCTGCGGCTTGTCACCGACGACACCCGTTTCCTTCGGATCCTGCGCCACACCCACCTCAGTGGCGTCTTCGAGGTCCACGCACGGCTGTCGGACGCCCTGGCCCGTAGGCAGACGCCTCCGCCGGCCCGGACGTTGATACCGCGCGGCTACGCCGTCACGTCCGCCGGACCGCACGCGGTCGTGGCCGACGTCGCCGTCAACGCCGGTCTCCACGACCGGACATAG
- a CDS encoding metallophosphoesterase family protein, translating into MATQTGTSDESTKSSEGVSRRHALGLLGTAGAGAAVTPLLGAGTAQAAPLTAPALHLTADSAGAPPVQGLHLTFGADPRTQMTVSWITDRPVTRPVVHYGTLEHGFGSSADARTVTYVDGTSSRTVHVHHASLNRLIPGTDYVYLATHEGTTPDSGTFRTAPRGRKPFTFTSFGDQSAPQVTWAADGKVALDANSTPATKDIVTGIEQVAPLFHLLNGDLCYANLDVDRVRTWNNFFTNNTRSARFRPWMPAAGNHEIEKANGPLGLGAYQTYFTLPSTETDAELAGLWYAFTVGSVRVIVLQNDDNCLQDGGDVYISGYSGGRQLAFLEKELKAARSSGDVDWVVVAMHQVMISSSDANGADLGLRQKYGPLFDRYGVDLVLCGHEHNYERSLAVRGVVTGSETLTPRPVSQATDSIDTGLGTVHMILGGGGVSGTTNEKFFTDGTAKVITAVSATPGSNGKRTSTYTKEEAVWTGVRDIEHPYGFAAFTVDPGGHPGDTTRMHVTYYNVNKPNGDLSVFETFTLHRRRSDGHSR; encoded by the coding sequence ATGGCCACACAGACAGGGACATCGGACGAGTCGACGAAGTCTTCCGAGGGGGTCAGCCGTCGCCACGCGCTGGGCCTTCTCGGTACGGCGGGGGCCGGCGCGGCCGTCACCCCGCTGCTGGGAGCAGGTACGGCGCAGGCCGCTCCGCTCACCGCCCCGGCCCTTCACCTCACCGCGGACTCGGCCGGTGCGCCCCCGGTCCAAGGGCTGCACCTGACCTTCGGGGCGGACCCGCGCACCCAGATGACGGTGTCGTGGATCACCGACAGACCGGTGACCAGACCCGTTGTGCACTACGGCACGCTGGAGCACGGCTTCGGATCCAGCGCCGACGCCCGGACCGTCACCTACGTGGACGGCACCTCCAGCCGTACCGTCCACGTCCACCACGCCTCGCTGAACCGGCTCATCCCGGGCACCGACTACGTCTACCTCGCCACCCACGAAGGCACGACGCCCGACAGCGGTACCTTTCGCACCGCTCCGCGTGGACGGAAGCCGTTCACCTTCACCAGCTTCGGCGACCAGTCCGCTCCGCAGGTGACCTGGGCGGCCGACGGCAAGGTGGCGCTCGACGCGAACTCCACCCCCGCGACGAAGGACATCGTCACGGGCATCGAGCAGGTCGCCCCGCTCTTCCATCTGCTCAACGGCGACCTGTGCTACGCGAACCTGGACGTCGACCGGGTGCGTACCTGGAACAACTTCTTCACCAACAACACCCGTTCCGCGCGCTTTCGCCCCTGGATGCCCGCGGCAGGCAACCACGAGATCGAGAAGGCCAACGGACCGCTCGGGCTCGGCGCCTACCAGACCTACTTCACCCTGCCCTCCACCGAGACCGACGCCGAACTCGCGGGCCTGTGGTACGCGTTCACGGTCGGCTCCGTCCGGGTGATCGTGCTGCAGAACGACGACAACTGTCTCCAGGACGGTGGCGACGTCTACATCAGTGGCTATTCCGGCGGACGGCAACTCGCCTTCCTGGAGAAGGAGCTGAAGGCGGCGCGCTCCTCCGGTGACGTCGACTGGGTGGTCGTCGCCATGCACCAGGTCATGATCAGTTCCTCGGACGCGAACGGCGCCGACCTGGGCCTGCGCCAGAAGTACGGGCCCCTGTTCGACCGGTACGGCGTGGACCTCGTGCTGTGCGGCCATGAGCACAACTACGAGCGCTCGCTCGCCGTTCGCGGTGTCGTCACCGGCAGCGAGACACTGACCCCGCGCCCGGTCTCCCAGGCCACCGATTCCATCGACACCGGTCTTGGCACCGTGCACATGATCCTCGGCGGCGGAGGCGTCTCGGGCACGACGAACGAGAAGTTCTTCACGGACGGCACCGCCAAGGTGATCACCGCTGTGTCGGCGACCCCCGGCTCCAACGGCAAGCGCACCTCCACCTACACCAAGGAGGAGGCGGTCTGGACCGGGGTCCGGGACATCGAGCACCCCTACGGCTTCGCCGCCTTCACCGTCGACCCCGGAGGGCACCCCGGTGACACCACCCGCATGCACGTGACCTACTACAACGTGAACAAGCCGAACGGCGACCTGTCGGTGTTCGAGACCTTCACGCTCCACCGCCGACGCTCCGACGGCCACTCGAGGTGA
- a CDS encoding pyridoxine 5'-phosphate oxidase C-terminal domain-containing protein, whose product MPRPAGWTGYRLVPESTEFLYASPDRLHRRLRYDRDQGHDWSWQRLQPCRIRLPDDDSHVYGRPHGG is encoded by the coding sequence GTGCCGCGCCCTGCCGGATGGACCGGATACCGCCTGGTCCCGGAGAGCACCGAGTTCTTGTACGCCAGCCCCGACCGACTGCACCGCAGGCTTCGCTACGACCGCGACCAGGGCCACGACTGGTCCTGGCAGCGGCTGCAGCCGTGCCGAATCCGCTTGCCGGACGATGATTCACATGTCTACGGTCGGCCCCATGGCGGATGA
- a CDS encoding DUF6153 family protein, with product MGIRTAHSGGTAVRCVYGVLLALCVALAVLVHHEISGMTDSPMSATAHAAMPGPAHDAHVLPDGAASSVSDASTHSLGDSGCAMPGMQHCSSASVTTVHLAIPGRSAFDPSADLLRALSGRAPGSVASRAPPDLSVLSQLRI from the coding sequence ATGGGGATACGGACAGCGCACAGCGGCGGTACAGCCGTTCGTTGTGTGTACGGGGTGCTCCTCGCCCTGTGCGTCGCGCTGGCCGTGCTCGTTCACCATGAGATATCCGGGATGACCGACTCGCCGATGTCGGCCACAGCCCACGCGGCCATGCCGGGCCCAGCCCATGACGCTCACGTGCTGCCGGACGGCGCGGCGTCGTCCGTCTCGGACGCATCCACGCACAGTCTCGGCGACAGCGGGTGCGCCATGCCCGGCATGCAGCACTGCAGCTCGGCGAGCGTCACCACCGTGCATCTCGCCATACCGGGGCGGAGCGCGTTCGATCCCTCGGCCGATCTCCTGAGGGCCTTGTCCGGACGCGCACCGGGCTCCGTGGCGAGCAGAGCTCCGCCCGATCTGTCCGTCCTCTCTCAACTGCGCATTTAG
- a CDS encoding multicopper oxidase family protein, with translation MNSINRRSVLLAGLGAAGTGALAACSGGSGSTGSGSGDSLVSPTAPAVAAAEKKRTSSGRQRKLTLTAAPAMIDLGGGVMPRTWAFDGRTPGREVRLSVGDTLMAELSNQLPDKTTTSIHWHGIALRNDMDGVPPATQTAVRAGSTFTYRFIADAPGTYFFHPHVGVQLDRGLYAPLIVEDPKEPLSYDDEWVVLLDDWVDGVTGTPDEVFSELKLGMADMSRMDMSSSPSPSSSDSMGDMGGMDMGGSASPSASASSGGMSKKFMLMGATSSLLGGDAGDVKYPHHLINGRVAADPDVYTGKPGRKVRLRIINAGSDTAYRVALGGHKLTLTHTDGFPVRHQEVDALLVGMGERYDVLVTLGDGVFPLVALAEGKNANGLALMRTGSGSAPKASVRPQELDGMIMTASQLRAADDVRLKSAKTDVTHQIKLTGNMMKYNWAINGTPFDMKNPEAHPIVIEEGQRVRLDFVNTTEMWHPMHLHGHTYQLGTSGPRKDTAIVLPKKTVSVFLDADNPGQWMMHCHNAYHGEAGMMTNVAYKA, from the coding sequence ATGAACAGCATCAACCGTCGCTCCGTCCTGCTCGCCGGGCTCGGAGCCGCCGGAACCGGCGCCCTCGCCGCCTGCAGTGGCGGCTCCGGCAGCACCGGATCCGGCAGCGGCGACTCCCTGGTCAGCCCGACCGCCCCGGCGGTCGCCGCCGCCGAGAAGAAGCGCACGAGCAGTGGACGGCAGCGGAAGCTCACCCTGACCGCGGCACCCGCGATGATCGACCTGGGCGGCGGCGTCATGCCCCGGACCTGGGCCTTCGACGGCCGTACGCCGGGCAGGGAGGTACGCCTCTCCGTCGGCGACACTCTGATGGCCGAGCTGTCCAACCAGCTCCCGGACAAGACGACCACATCAATCCACTGGCACGGCATCGCCCTGCGCAACGACATGGACGGCGTGCCCCCGGCCACGCAGACCGCGGTCCGGGCCGGGTCCACCTTCACCTACAGGTTCATCGCCGACGCTCCGGGCACGTACTTCTTCCACCCCCATGTCGGCGTCCAGCTCGACCGTGGTCTGTACGCCCCGCTGATCGTCGAGGACCCCAAGGAGCCTCTGTCGTACGACGACGAGTGGGTCGTCCTCCTCGACGACTGGGTCGATGGCGTCACCGGCACCCCCGACGAAGTCTTCTCCGAGCTCAAGCTGGGCATGGCCGACATGAGCCGCATGGACATGAGCAGCAGCCCGAGCCCCAGCAGCTCGGACAGCATGGGTGACATGGGCGGGATGGACATGGGCGGTTCCGCCTCCCCGTCCGCCTCGGCCTCCTCCGGCGGCATGTCCAAGAAGTTCATGCTCATGGGCGCCACCAGCAGCCTGCTCGGCGGCGACGCCGGTGACGTGAAGTACCCGCACCACCTGATCAACGGCCGCGTGGCGGCCGACCCGGATGTCTACACCGGCAAGCCCGGCAGGAAGGTACGGCTGCGCATCATCAACGCCGGCTCGGACACCGCCTACCGGGTCGCCCTCGGCGGCCACAAACTGACCCTCACCCACACCGACGGCTTCCCCGTCCGGCACCAGGAGGTGGACGCCCTGCTGGTCGGCATGGGCGAACGCTACGACGTCCTCGTCACCCTCGGCGACGGCGTCTTCCCGCTCGTCGCCCTGGCCGAAGGCAAGAACGCCAACGGCCTGGCCCTGATGCGCACGGGCTCCGGAAGCGCACCGAAGGCGTCCGTCCGTCCGCAGGAACTCGACGGCATGATCATGACGGCGTCCCAGCTGCGGGCCGCGGACGATGTGCGTCTCAAGTCGGCGAAGACCGACGTCACACACCAGATCAAGCTGACCGGCAACATGATGAAGTACAACTGGGCCATCAACGGCACGCCGTTCGACATGAAGAATCCCGAGGCGCACCCGATCGTCATCGAGGAGGGCCAGCGGGTACGGCTCGACTTCGTCAACACGACCGAGATGTGGCACCCGATGCACCTGCACGGCCACACGTACCAGCTCGGAACCTCCGGGCCGCGCAAGGACACCGCGATCGTGCTGCCCAAGAAGACGGTGTCCGTGTTCCTCGACGCCGACAACCCGGGCCAGTGGATGATGCACTGCCACAACGCCTACCACGGCGAGGCCGGGATGATGACGAACGTGGCCTACAAGGCCTGA
- a CDS encoding MGH1-like glycoside hydrolase domain-containing protein: protein MRRRRPVLIRTPRPGRLLGLATMVAAALLMAPAPATSAATSSPATGLGKATLDALNYSPTSRTLKPTAIHRTSGSVANPQNVLSGQPTRISGSQSAVTLDFGKEVGGVTTLSFGSTSDSGQRVGLAFSESSLYVGNNSDRSSGRDGEDGALYATASANGTYTVPTAQQRGGFRYLTVFLDTSGWVDLTGVSLNFTAAPGKADPADYANYFSSSDDLLNRIWYAGAYTVQLNTIAPHQGRAWPPPSSAWDNGATVGVGDSVLVDGAKRDRTVWPGDMGIAVPTQYAYSNDLVSTRNALTTMYNAQSAEGEIPWSGPPFNLTGSDTYHTWTLLGTSTYYTYSADRAWLDSEWAGYKRGMAFITNKIDGNNLLNVTRTQDWARVGQGGENISANALLYAALKGGATLAAVEGDSALAASWNSKAAAIKTAANSLLWDAAKGMYKDNPTSGLYPQDGNSLAVWYGLTDSAAKSKSVIVGLGKNWGIYGPTTPEWGGNVSPFTGGMELNARFTAHDDYTALDQIRRTWGHMLTSDIGTKSTFWEGIKADGGLAYGGSFMSLAHGWSTAPTSTLTFDVLGTAPESATGTYRFVPHPGDLTSAEGRITLPQGAVNASWSRDPAAGTYSAHLTSPAGTTGRIGVPKFGGGNLSVSVNGTVVWSNGTFTPTSGITGASQDDTYVYLTGVTPGGYTVTATGLGNPSPPADPATGALRAGFTRCAGEGGTCSFSGTRSVAYGAGTYTYTTVTGSTACTNDSFAGDPASNLVKSCYVADAGGPPGYTVCAAEGGTCAVPGYNRDVVYGANGNFVHQVTNGSVACTNAHFGDPIDGVAKSCYVASAGGPSGGWTKCADQNGTCPAAAGQPVTYGAFGAFTTIAATGDTPCTDATFGDPIPGESKACYTATGGPVGYGTSCSAEGGTCAFSGQQTVAYGARGRFLYKAFTGGTGCTTAAFGTDPLPGVSKTCYLTS from the coding sequence ATGCGGCGCCGCCGCCCCGTGCTGATCCGAACGCCCCGCCCAGGGCGCCTACTCGGCCTCGCCACCATGGTGGCCGCCGCACTGCTCATGGCTCCCGCGCCGGCCACATCGGCGGCCACCTCGTCGCCAGCGACAGGGCTCGGCAAGGCGACCCTTGACGCCCTGAACTACTCGCCGACCTCGCGCACCCTCAAGCCGACCGCGATCCACCGGACGTCCGGCAGTGTCGCGAACCCGCAGAACGTCCTCAGCGGTCAGCCGACGCGCATCTCCGGCTCGCAGTCGGCCGTCACCCTCGACTTCGGCAAAGAGGTCGGCGGCGTGACAACGTTGTCCTTCGGCAGTACGAGCGACAGCGGCCAGCGCGTCGGCCTGGCCTTCAGCGAGTCGTCCCTGTACGTGGGCAACAACAGCGACCGCAGCAGCGGACGCGACGGCGAGGACGGGGCGCTCTACGCCACGGCCTCCGCCAACGGCACCTACACGGTGCCCACCGCTCAGCAGCGGGGTGGCTTCCGCTACTTGACGGTCTTCCTGGACACCTCGGGTTGGGTGGATCTCACGGGCGTCAGTCTCAACTTCACCGCGGCTCCGGGCAAGGCCGACCCGGCCGACTACGCCAACTACTTCTCCTCCAGCGACGACCTTCTCAACCGCATCTGGTATGCCGGGGCGTACACCGTGCAGCTCAACACGATCGCCCCCCACCAGGGCCGCGCCTGGCCCCCGCCGTCCTCGGCGTGGGACAACGGCGCCACCGTCGGCGTGGGTGACTCCGTCCTGGTCGACGGGGCCAAGCGCGACCGTACGGTGTGGCCCGGCGACATGGGCATCGCCGTACCCACGCAGTACGCGTACTCCAACGACCTCGTCTCGACCCGCAACGCGCTCACCACGATGTACAACGCGCAGTCGGCGGAAGGTGAAATCCCCTGGTCGGGACCGCCGTTCAACCTCACCGGCTCGGACACATACCACACCTGGACGCTGCTGGGGACGTCGACGTACTACACCTACTCGGCCGACCGGGCGTGGCTGGACTCCGAATGGGCCGGCTACAAGCGCGGGATGGCCTTCATCACCAACAAGATCGACGGCAACAACCTGCTCAACGTGACGCGCACCCAGGACTGGGCCCGGGTCGGCCAGGGCGGCGAGAACATCTCCGCCAACGCGTTGCTGTACGCCGCGCTCAAGGGCGGCGCCACCCTGGCCGCGGTCGAGGGCGACAGCGCGCTCGCCGCGAGCTGGAACAGCAAGGCGGCCGCCATCAAGACGGCGGCCAACTCCCTGCTGTGGGACGCCGCGAAGGGCATGTACAAGGACAACCCGACCAGTGGCCTGTACCCGCAGGACGGCAACTCGCTCGCCGTCTGGTACGGGTTGACCGACTCCGCGGCCAAGTCGAAGAGTGTCATCGTGGGGCTCGGGAAGAACTGGGGCATCTACGGCCCCACGACCCCCGAATGGGGCGGCAATGTGTCGCCCTTCACCGGCGGCATGGAGCTCAACGCCCGCTTCACCGCCCATGACGACTACACCGCCCTGGACCAGATCCGCCGCACCTGGGGCCACATGCTCACCAGCGACATCGGTACCAAGAGCACCTTCTGGGAGGGCATCAAGGCCGACGGCGGCCTCGCCTACGGCGGTTCGTTCATGAGCCTGGCCCACGGCTGGTCCACCGCGCCCACCTCCACGCTCACCTTCGACGTGCTCGGCACCGCACCCGAGTCCGCGACCGGCACGTACCGCTTCGTCCCGCACCCCGGCGACCTGACCAGCGCCGAGGGCCGCATCACCCTGCCCCAGGGCGCCGTCAACGCCTCCTGGTCCCGCGACCCGGCCGCCGGCACGTACTCGGCGCACCTCACCAGCCCGGCAGGCACCACCGGCCGCATCGGCGTCCCGAAGTTCGGCGGCGGCAACCTCTCGGTGTCCGTCAACGGCACCGTCGTCTGGAGCAACGGAACGTTCACACCCACCTCGGGAATCACCGGCGCGAGCCAGGACGACACCTACGTCTACCTCACCGGCGTCACCCCGGGCGGCTACACCGTGACCGCCACCGGACTGGGCAATCCGTCGCCACCCGCCGATCCCGCTACCGGCGCGCTGCGGGCGGGCTTCACCCGGTGCGCGGGCGAGGGCGGCACCTGCTCCTTCAGCGGCACCCGCTCGGTGGCCTACGGGGCTGGGACCTACACGTACACAACAGTGACCGGCAGCACCGCCTGCACCAACGACTCCTTCGCCGGCGACCCGGCGTCGAATCTCGTCAAGTCCTGCTACGTCGCCGACGCGGGCGGCCCGCCCGGATACACCGTCTGCGCGGCGGAGGGCGGCACCTGCGCCGTGCCGGGCTACAACCGTGACGTCGTCTACGGCGCCAACGGCAACTTCGTCCACCAGGTCACCAACGGGTCCGTCGCCTGCACCAACGCCCACTTCGGCGATCCCATCGACGGAGTGGCCAAGTCCTGCTACGTGGCGTCCGCAGGAGGACCGTCCGGTGGCTGGACCAAGTGCGCGGACCAGAACGGCACCTGCCCGGCCGCCGCGGGGCAGCCGGTGACATACGGCGCCTTCGGCGCGTTCACGACGATCGCGGCCACCGGCGACACCCCGTGCACCGACGCCACGTTCGGAGATCCGATCCCCGGCGAGTCGAAGGCCTGCTACACCGCCACCGGCGGCCCGGTCGGCTACGGCACCTCCTGCTCCGCCGAAGGCGGCACGTGCGCCTTCAGCGGACAGCAGACCGTCGCCTACGGCGCCCGGGGCCGTTTCCTCTACAAGGCGTTCACCGGCGGCACCGGCTGCACGACGGCGGCGTTCGGGACCGATCCGCTGCCGGGCGTGAGCAAAACCTGCTACCTCACCTCCTGA
- a CDS encoding glycoside hydrolase family 76 protein has product MDLNGRRLELHVSDADDMAWAGIDNGVTGDSVWLDRSWDGGATWEGLLGKASIPGTWTGTRTLMHNITDPRNHRRGLVRACGDAAGVGCTNWVYPTVCDTLCDGTDSGKAAGDDQPVPSTTLYGRTIRLHVDQKNSMAWASIDTGGAGDEIWLDRSWDGGSTWPDGSSLGRTSTPSGATGTRTAMYATRDPRGLLYGGAVRACGREASHNEGSCTPWVRPVPTRTRAAADALASSYDPYNGWWPSSWWNSAAALTALIDSSRATGRHDYDWVIARTFDRNKGTFAAGVRSSDAIEGDFISRSIDDSGWWAIAWIDAYDYTGDSRYLNEAVTIADYVQQYWDPGTCGGGVWWDRERTYKNAVTNGQYLWLTTALHQRIPGDTVWLQRAKTSAAWYRSSGMIGSSGLVNDGLTSACANNGSTVWSYNQGLAIGGFTELWRTTGDGSLLTTARTLADAAISSPTLTSGGVLTESCDVGSASCDDNQKQFKGIFMRNFADLAKATGSGTYRSYVQEQADTLWARDRSSLNALGERWAGTSPNPTDWRTQAGALEALTAAAG; this is encoded by the coding sequence ATGGACCTCAACGGCCGTCGCCTCGAACTGCATGTGTCCGACGCGGACGACATGGCCTGGGCCGGCATCGACAACGGCGTGACCGGCGACTCGGTGTGGTTGGACCGCTCCTGGGACGGCGGCGCCACCTGGGAAGGACTGCTCGGCAAGGCGAGCATCCCGGGAACCTGGACCGGCACCAGGACGCTGATGCACAACATCACCGATCCTCGCAACCACCGGCGCGGTCTCGTGCGGGCCTGCGGAGACGCCGCGGGGGTCGGCTGTACGAACTGGGTCTACCCCACGGTCTGCGACACGCTCTGCGACGGCACCGACTCGGGCAAGGCGGCCGGCGACGATCAGCCGGTGCCGTCGACGACTCTCTACGGCCGCACGATCCGGCTGCACGTCGACCAGAAGAACTCCATGGCCTGGGCGAGCATCGACACCGGTGGCGCCGGCGACGAGATCTGGCTCGACCGCTCCTGGGACGGCGGCTCGACCTGGCCGGACGGTTCCTCGCTCGGCCGCACCAGCACCCCGTCCGGTGCCACCGGCACCCGTACCGCGATGTACGCCACCCGCGATCCGCGCGGGCTCCTCTACGGCGGCGCGGTCCGCGCCTGCGGCCGGGAGGCGAGCCACAACGAGGGCAGTTGCACCCCATGGGTCAGGCCCGTGCCGACCAGGACGCGCGCGGCGGCCGACGCGCTGGCGTCCTCGTACGACCCCTACAACGGCTGGTGGCCGAGCAGTTGGTGGAACTCCGCCGCCGCCCTCACCGCGCTCATCGACTCCTCCCGGGCCACCGGCAGGCACGACTACGACTGGGTCATCGCGCGCACCTTCGACCGGAACAAGGGCACCTTCGCGGCCGGTGTGCGCAGTTCGGACGCGATCGAGGGCGACTTCATCAGCCGTTCCATCGACGACTCGGGCTGGTGGGCCATCGCCTGGATCGACGCGTACGACTACACCGGTGACTCCCGCTATCTGAACGAGGCGGTCACCATCGCCGACTACGTCCAGCAGTACTGGGACCCCGGCACCTGCGGGGGCGGCGTGTGGTGGGACCGCGAGCGCACCTACAAGAACGCCGTGACGAACGGGCAGTACCTCTGGCTGACCACGGCGCTGCACCAGCGCATCCCGGGCGACACCGTATGGCTGCAGCGGGCCAAGACGTCCGCCGCCTGGTACCGGTCCAGCGGGATGATCGGCTCCTCGGGTCTGGTGAACGACGGGCTCACCTCCGCCTGCGCCAACAACGGCTCCACCGTGTGGAGTTACAACCAGGGACTGGCCATCGGCGGCTTCACCGAACTGTGGAGGACGACCGGGGACGGCTCGCTGCTGACCACCGCGCGCACCCTGGCCGATGCCGCGATCAGCAGCCCGACGCTGACCTCCGGCGGAGTGCTCACCGAGTCCTGCGACGTCGGCTCGGCGTCCTGCGACGACAACCAGAAACAGTTCAAGGGCATCTTCATGCGGAACTTCGCCGACCTCGCGAAGGCCACAGGTTCCGGCACCTACCGGAGTTACGTCCAGGAGCAGGCCGACACGCTGTGGGCGCGGGACCGTAGCTCCCTCAACGCCCTGGGCGAACGCTGGGCCGGTACCAGCCCCAACCCGACCGACTGGCGTACCCAGGCGGGCGCCCTCGAAGCGCTCACCGCCGCCGCGGGCTGA
- a CDS encoding dihydrofolate reductase family protein, with amino-acid sequence MRTLISSAFISLDGVVEGPGGEPGYRNSGWTFKDVEFVPEAFDIKAREQQESTAVLMGRTSYEAFSPVWPDMNEFARYKTMPKYVVSTTLTEDKLVSNWGESTILRSLDEVAALKETDGGPIIVHGSVALNHSLADAGLIDRYHLLVHPLLLGAGKRLFPATDKDTQKLRLVEHAVYSNGLQMNVLDVVH; translated from the coding sequence ATGCGTACCCTGATCAGCTCCGCCTTCATCTCGCTCGACGGCGTCGTGGAGGGCCCGGGCGGCGAACCCGGCTACCGCAATTCCGGATGGACCTTCAAGGACGTCGAGTTCGTCCCCGAGGCGTTCGACATCAAGGCACGGGAACAGCAGGAGTCCACCGCCGTCCTGATGGGCCGGACCAGCTACGAGGCGTTCAGCCCGGTGTGGCCGGACATGAACGAGTTCGCCCGCTACAAGACCATGCCGAAGTACGTCGTCTCCACCACCCTCACCGAGGACAAGCTCGTCTCGAACTGGGGCGAGAGCACCATCCTGCGCTCCCTCGACGAGGTCGCCGCCCTCAAGGAGACCGACGGAGGCCCGATCATCGTCCACGGCAGCGTCGCCCTGAACCACAGCCTCGCCGACGCCGGCCTGATCGACCGTTACCACCTGCTCGTCCACCCGCTGCTGCTCGGCGCGGGCAAGCGCCTGTTCCCCGCCACCGACAAGGACACCCAGAAGCTGAGGCTCGTCGAGCACGCCGTGTACTCCAACGGCCTGCAGATGAACGTCCTCGACGTCGTCCACTGA